From a region of the Stenotrophomonas sp. BIO128-Bstrain genome:
- a CDS encoding ABC transporter ATP-binding protein, whose amino-acid sequence MLEMRSVAKVFRTEQVETHALRSLDLHVREGEFVAVTGPSGSGKTTFLNIAGLLETFTSGTYLLDGQDVSQLGDDARSRLRNQKIGFIFQGFNLISDLNLFDNVDVPLRYRGMPAAERKERIEHALAQVGLGSRMKHYPAELSGGQQQRAAIARALAGSPRLLLADEPTGNLDSQMARGVMELLEEINAKGTTIVMVTHDPELAARAKRNVHIVDGQVTDLLRDPVLATPRPAVAAAIAND is encoded by the coding sequence ATGCTTGAAATGCGCTCGGTCGCCAAAGTCTTCCGCACCGAACAGGTGGAAACCCATGCCCTGCGGTCGCTGGACCTGCACGTCCGCGAAGGCGAGTTCGTTGCCGTGACCGGTCCGTCCGGTTCGGGCAAGACCACCTTCCTCAACATCGCCGGCCTGCTGGAAACCTTCACCAGCGGCACCTACCTGCTCGACGGCCAGGATGTCAGCCAGCTCGGCGATGACGCGCGCAGCCGCCTGCGCAACCAGAAGATCGGCTTCATCTTCCAGGGCTTCAACCTGATCTCCGATCTCAACCTGTTCGACAACGTCGATGTGCCGCTGCGCTACCGCGGCATGCCCGCGGCCGAGCGCAAGGAGCGCATCGAGCACGCGCTGGCCCAGGTCGGCCTGGGCTCGCGCATGAAGCACTACCCGGCCGAACTCTCGGGCGGCCAGCAGCAGCGCGCCGCGATCGCGCGTGCGCTGGCCGGCAGCCCGCGCCTGCTGCTGGCCGATGAACCGACCGGCAACCTGGACAGCCAGATGGCCCGCGGCGTGATGGAGCTGCTGGAAGAAATCAATGCCAAGGGCACCACGATCGTGATGGTGACCCACGATCCGGAACTGGCCGCCCGCGCCAAGCGCAACGTGCACATCGTCGATGGCCAGGTCACCGACCTGCTGCGCGACCCGGTGCTCGCCACGCCGCGCCCCGCGGTTGCCGCTGCCATCGCCAACGACTGA
- a CDS encoding efflux RND transporter periplasmic adaptor subunit has protein sequence MIRDTSAQDQTLSSHAAPAPWKRWLWPAVAALVVLVAIGFAARAWLGASRSYDSARVRIAEVTRGDMVRDIAADGRVIAANNPVLYAISAGNVNLKVVAGDVVKQGQELAVIDSPELRSKLAQEQATLAGLQAEASRATLDATLARATAQKDTDQAVIERQAAVRDLERYKRGFDGGAVPQVDVAKAEDTVKKSDIQLEHARKDAMLKAQGADLDARNKRLLADRQRAVVTEVERQVDALTLRAPFDGQVGQVQATQHTNVVANAPILGVVDLSRFEIEIKVPESFARELTIGMPAQLTGGSGQFAGEISAVSPEVVAGEVNARIRFADKQPQGLRQSQRMQARVLLDTRRNALKIERGPFVEQGNGYAYVMDGSHAVRRPVKLGVSSLGEVEILSGLQPGDRVVVSGSDLFGDAERVSIN, from the coding sequence ATGATCCGCGACACTTCCGCCCAGGACCAGACCCTTTCTTCGCACGCCGCGCCCGCCCCGTGGAAGCGCTGGCTGTGGCCGGCGGTCGCCGCGCTGGTCGTGCTGGTGGCGATCGGCTTCGCCGCCCGTGCCTGGCTGGGGGCCAGCCGCTCCTACGACAGCGCCCGTGTCCGCATCGCTGAGGTCACCCGAGGCGACATGGTGCGCGACATCGCCGCCGACGGCCGCGTGATCGCCGCCAACAACCCGGTGCTGTATGCGATCTCCGCCGGCAACGTGAACCTGAAGGTCGTGGCCGGTGATGTGGTCAAGCAGGGCCAGGAACTGGCCGTGATCGACAGCCCCGAACTGCGCAGCAAGCTGGCCCAGGAACAGGCCACGCTGGCCGGCCTGCAGGCCGAGGCAAGCCGCGCGACTCTGGATGCGACCCTGGCGCGCGCCACCGCGCAGAAGGACACCGACCAGGCCGTGATCGAACGCCAGGCCGCGGTGCGTGACCTGGAACGTTACAAGCGCGGCTTCGATGGCGGCGCGGTACCGCAGGTGGACGTGGCCAAGGCCGAGGACACCGTCAAGAAGAGCGACATCCAGCTCGAGCACGCCCGCAAGGACGCCATGCTCAAGGCCCAGGGCGCCGATCTGGATGCGCGCAACAAGCGCCTGCTGGCTGATCGCCAGCGCGCGGTGGTGACCGAAGTGGAGCGCCAGGTGGACGCGCTCACGCTGCGTGCGCCCTTCGATGGCCAGGTCGGCCAGGTGCAGGCGACCCAGCACACCAACGTGGTCGCCAATGCGCCGATCCTGGGCGTGGTCGATCTGTCGCGCTTCGAGATCGAGATCAAGGTGCCGGAGAGCTTCGCCCGCGAGCTGACGATCGGCATGCCTGCGCAGCTGACCGGCGGCAGCGGCCAGTTCGCCGGCGAGATTTCCGCCGTCTCCCCGGAAGTGGTCGCCGGCGAGGTCAATGCCCGCATCCGCTTCGCCGACAAGCAGCCGCAGGGCCTGCGCCAGAGCCAGCGGATGCAGGCGCGCGTGCTGCTCGATACCCGCCGCAACGCACTCAAGATCGAACGTGGCCCGTTTGTCGAACAGGGCAACGGCTACGCCTATGTCATGGATGGCAGCCATGCCGTCCGTCGCCCGGTCAAGCTCGGCGTGAGCAGCCTGGGTGAAGTGGAAATCCTCTCTGGCCTGCAGCCCGGCGACCGCGTCGTGGTGTCCGGCAGCGATCTGTTCGGCGATGCCGAGCGCGTCTCCATCAACTGA
- the glmS gene encoding glutamine--fructose-6-phosphate transaminase (isomerizing) encodes MCGIVGAIAHRDVVPVLIEGLKRLEYRGYDSSGIAVIDTTAAEPDVRRVRRTGRVAEMEKAAASEGFQSLLGIGHTRWATHGGVTEANAHPHISHGVALVHNGIIENHEEQREKLRALGYTFESQTDTEVIAHLMHHHLKEGDSLLSALQRTVKELTGAYALAVMSRAEPDHFVCARMGCPLLVGVGEGENFVASDVSAIIQATRKVIFLEEGDTADIRRDSVQVYDEHNQPIVRDVHLSDVSLASLELGPYRHFMQKEIHEQPRALGDTIEAAIDAGGFPATLFGKNAEAVLSGIEGVQILACGTSYYAGLTARYWIESIAGLPCSVEIASEYRYRAAYANPKHLIVTISQSGETLDTMEALKYAKSLGHLHTLSICNVPESAIPRASELVCYTRAGAEIGVASTKAFTTQLAALFQLTMVLGKLHGRIDAAQEADYLEQLRFLPGSVQHALNLEPQIAAWAERFARKANALFLGRGLHYPIALEGALKLKEISYIHAEAYPAGELKHGPLALVDEDMPVVVIAPNDSLLEKVKSNMQEVRARGGELFVFADQDSNFVASEGVHVIRTPRHAGVLSPIVHTLPVQLLAYHTALARGTDVDKPRNLAKSVTVE; translated from the coding sequence ATGTGCGGCATTGTGGGAGCGATCGCCCATCGCGACGTGGTACCGGTACTCATCGAAGGATTGAAGCGACTGGAATACCGGGGCTACGATTCCTCCGGCATCGCCGTGATCGATACCACCGCCGCCGAACCCGATGTCCGACGCGTGCGCCGTACCGGCCGGGTGGCGGAGATGGAGAAGGCTGCCGCGAGCGAAGGCTTCCAGTCGCTGCTCGGCATCGGCCACACCCGCTGGGCGACCCACGGGGGCGTGACCGAGGCCAATGCACACCCGCACATCAGTCACGGTGTGGCGCTGGTGCACAACGGCATCATCGAGAACCATGAAGAGCAGCGCGAGAAGCTGCGCGCGCTGGGCTACACCTTCGAGTCGCAGACCGACACCGAAGTGATCGCGCACCTGATGCACCATCACCTCAAGGAAGGCGACAGCCTGCTGTCGGCGCTGCAGCGTACGGTCAAGGAACTGACCGGTGCCTATGCGCTGGCGGTGATGAGCCGTGCCGAGCCGGACCATTTCGTCTGCGCCCGCATGGGGTGTCCGCTGCTGGTGGGCGTGGGCGAAGGCGAGAACTTCGTGGCCTCCGATGTCTCGGCGATCATCCAGGCCACCCGCAAGGTGATCTTCCTGGAAGAAGGCGACACGGCCGACATCCGCCGCGACAGCGTGCAGGTCTACGACGAGCACAACCAGCCGATCGTGCGCGATGTGCATCTGTCCGATGTGTCGCTGGCCTCGCTGGAACTGGGCCCGTACCGCCACTTCATGCAGAAGGAAATCCACGAGCAGCCGCGTGCGCTGGGTGACACCATCGAAGCGGCGATCGATGCCGGTGGCTTCCCGGCCACGCTGTTCGGCAAGAACGCCGAGGCCGTGCTGTCGGGTATCGAAGGCGTGCAGATCCTCGCCTGCGGCACCAGCTACTACGCCGGCCTGACCGCGCGTTACTGGATTGAATCCATTGCCGGCCTGCCGTGCAGCGTGGAGATCGCCAGCGAGTACCGTTACCGCGCCGCCTACGCAAACCCGAAGCACCTGATCGTCACCATCTCCCAGTCCGGCGAAACGCTGGATACGATGGAAGCACTCAAGTACGCCAAGTCGCTCGGCCACCTGCACACGCTCTCGATCTGCAACGTGCCCGAGAGTGCGATTCCGCGCGCCAGCGAACTGGTCTGCTACACCCGCGCCGGTGCCGAGATCGGCGTTGCCTCGACCAAGGCGTTCACCACCCAGCTGGCTGCCTTGTTCCAGCTCACCATGGTGCTGGGCAAGCTGCACGGCCGCATCGATGCCGCGCAGGAAGCGGACTACCTGGAACAGCTGCGTTTCCTGCCCGGCAGCGTGCAGCACGCGCTGAACCTGGAGCCGCAGATTGCGGCCTGGGCCGAGCGCTTCGCACGCAAGGCCAACGCCCTGTTCCTGGGCCGGGGCCTGCATTACCCGATCGCACTGGAAGGCGCGCTCAAGCTCAAGGAGATCTCGTACATCCACGCCGAGGCCTATCCGGCCGGCGAGCTGAAGCATGGCCCGCTGGCGCTGGTGGATGAGGACATGCCGGTGGTGGTGATCGCGCCGAACGACAGCCTGCTGGAGAAGGTCAAATCCAACATGCAGGAAGTGCGTGCACGCGGCGGTGAGCTGTTCGTGTTCGCCGACCAGGACAGCAACTTCGTCGCGTCCGAAGGCGTGCATGTGATCCGCACCCCGCGCCACGCCGGTGTGCTCAGCCCGATCGTGCACACCCTGCCGGTGCAGCTGCTGGCATACCACACCGCACTGGCTCGCGGGACAGACGTGGACAAGCCGCGCAACCTGGCCAAGAGCGTGACGGTGGAATAA
- a CDS encoding CBS domain-containing protein, producing the protein MNVRELLQSKKDAIVTIDVEDTIGAAAHKMSAHKIAALVVMKDDAPVRIISEKDIVRSLAEDGPQAGRRVISSLPSAGLEGIVPDATLKQAMALMTYSRHRHLMVTEGATLVGILSLGDIVKNLLSELELEKAVLQDIYMAAH; encoded by the coding sequence ATGAACGTCCGCGAACTCCTGCAATCCAAGAAAGATGCAATCGTCACCATTGATGTCGAGGACACCATCGGTGCCGCTGCGCACAAGATGAGCGCGCACAAGATCGCTGCCCTGGTTGTGATGAAAGACGATGCGCCAGTGCGGATCATTTCCGAGAAGGACATCGTGCGCAGCCTTGCGGAAGATGGTCCCCAGGCAGGCCGACGCGTCATTTCCAGCCTGCCATCGGCAGGGCTGGAAGGCATCGTCCCGGATGCGACGCTCAAGCAGGCGATGGCGCTGATGACGTATTCCCGCCATCGTCACCTGATGGTGACCGAGGGCGCCACGCTGGTCGGCATCCTGAGCCTGGGCGACATCGTCAAGAACCTGCTCAGTGAACTCGAGCTGGAAAAAGCGGTGCTGCAGGACATCTACATGGCAGCGCACTGA
- a CDS encoding UdgX family uracil-DNA binding protein (This protein belongs to the uracil DNA glycosylase superfamily, members of which act in excision repair of DNA. However, it belongs more specifically to UdgX branch, whose founding member was found to bind uracil in DNA (where it does not belong), without cleaving it, appears to promote DNA repair by a pathway involving RecA, rather than base excision.), with amino-acid sequence MARWSVRIDPPWSLDAWRDAARLALRHAVPPEQLDWLHGEEASLLDAPPLQTIEAVADTAHDAPTYVSKAFVELAATCLCHRDPQRLPLLYRMLWRIAHGERGLLATPTDPDVLRATALSQAVRRDSHKMKAFVRFREVPGEQDAFIAWFEPDHLIVDRVAPFFARRFTGMRWAILTPSRSVRWDGHVLTFGPGRTQADAPTDDAREELWRTYYANIFNPARLNTRMMQQEMPAKYWKHLPEAALLPQLVRDAGDRVQEMHDREAQAPRRRIPQPASGLPVVAKAAPATLDTLRDAASACRRCPLWEPATQTVFGEGPADASIMLVGEQPGDSEDLSGHPFVGPAGQLLDRALRELGIERSALYMTNAVKHFRFERRGKRRIHSKPQITHVNACRPWLMGEIENVRPQVIVCLGATAATAVFGAGFNLMANHGRWHVLDDGTRAFATVHPSWVLRQTADAARDGAYQLLKGDLQQLVEVKRVR; translated from the coding sequence ATGGCACGCTGGAGCGTACGCATCGACCCGCCGTGGTCGCTGGACGCATGGCGCGATGCCGCGCGCCTGGCGCTGCGCCACGCGGTGCCCCCGGAGCAGTTGGACTGGTTGCATGGCGAGGAAGCGTCACTGCTGGATGCGCCGCCGTTGCAGACCATCGAAGCGGTGGCCGATACAGCGCACGACGCACCCACCTATGTGTCCAAGGCGTTCGTCGAGCTGGCCGCCACCTGCCTCTGCCACCGCGACCCGCAGCGGCTGCCGCTGCTGTACCGCATGCTGTGGCGCATCGCCCACGGCGAGCGCGGGCTGCTCGCCACCCCCACCGACCCGGACGTGCTGCGCGCGACAGCGCTGAGCCAGGCGGTGCGCCGCGACTCGCACAAAATGAAGGCGTTCGTGCGTTTCCGCGAGGTGCCGGGCGAACAGGACGCCTTCATCGCCTGGTTCGAGCCGGACCACCTCATCGTGGATCGCGTCGCGCCGTTCTTCGCACGTCGCTTCACCGGCATGCGCTGGGCGATCCTGACACCGTCGCGCAGCGTGCGGTGGGATGGGCACGTCCTCACCTTCGGCCCCGGCCGGACGCAGGCCGATGCCCCAACCGATGATGCACGCGAAGAACTGTGGCGCACCTATTACGCCAACATCTTCAATCCGGCGCGGCTGAATACCCGGATGATGCAGCAGGAGATGCCGGCCAAATACTGGAAGCACCTGCCGGAGGCCGCGTTGCTGCCGCAGCTGGTGCGGGACGCCGGCGACCGCGTGCAGGAGATGCACGACCGCGAAGCGCAGGCACCGCGTCGCCGCATCCCCCAACCCGCCTCGGGCTTGCCGGTCGTCGCGAAGGCTGCACCGGCCACGCTCGATACCCTGCGCGACGCCGCGTCGGCATGTCGCCGCTGCCCCCTGTGGGAACCGGCCACGCAGACCGTGTTCGGTGAGGGCCCGGCCGACGCATCGATCATGCTGGTGGGTGAGCAACCCGGCGACAGCGAGGACCTCAGCGGGCACCCGTTCGTCGGCCCGGCAGGACAGCTGCTCGACCGTGCGCTGCGCGAGCTGGGGATCGAGCGCAGCGCGCTGTACATGACCAATGCGGTCAAGCACTTCCGCTTTGAACGGCGCGGCAAGCGGCGCATCCACAGCAAACCGCAGATCACCCACGTCAACGCCTGCCGGCCGTGGCTGATGGGGGAAATCGAAAACGTGCGACCGCAGGTGATCGTCTGCCTCGGTGCTACCGCGGCGACGGCGGTGTTCGGTGCCGGCTTCAACCTGATGGCGAACCACGGACGCTGGCACGTACTGGATGACGGCACGCGCGCCTTCGCGACGGTGCATCCGTCGTGGGTGTTGCGGCAAACCGCTGATGCAGCGCGCGATGGGGCCTATCAGCTGCTGAAGGGCGACCTCCAGCAGCTTGTCGAGGTCAAACGCGTACGCTGA
- a CDS encoding putative DNA modification/repair radical SAM protein, which yields MDTLRKLAILADAAKYDASCASSGAGKRNSVKSGGIGSTEGAGICHSYTPDGRCVSLLKILLTNFCIYDCAYCVNRVSSNVPRARFDVAEVVSLTLDFYKRNYIEGLFLSSGIIRNADYTMERMVEVARQLREEHHFAGYIHLKTIPEASPELLAAAGRYADRLSINIELPTEAGLASFAPEKSLPSIRGAMGELRWRIEEAKDARKGDAAASATPAPRVSRPRPPKFAPAGQSTQMIVGADGASDQQILTAADNLYGNYRMRRVYYSAFSPIPDASRILPLQPPPLAREHRLYQADWLLRFYGYGVEEITDTTQGGMLDLDIDPKMAWAIRHPERFPVDLNRAPKELLLRVPGLGVRNVKRVLMARRQVRLRVVDVARLRAPMAKLLPFVQLADHHPRKQLDDPATLRARLAPPPAQGSLFDAVAAH from the coding sequence ATGGACACCCTCCGCAAGCTCGCCATCCTCGCCGATGCCGCCAAATACGATGCCTCCTGCGCCTCCAGCGGTGCGGGGAAGCGGAACTCGGTCAAATCCGGTGGCATCGGCAGCACCGAGGGCGCGGGTATCTGTCACAGCTATACCCCGGATGGGCGGTGCGTATCGTTGCTGAAGATCCTGCTGACCAACTTCTGCATCTACGACTGCGCCTACTGCGTGAACCGCGTGTCCAGCAACGTGCCGCGCGCGCGCTTCGACGTCGCCGAAGTGGTGTCGCTTACGCTGGATTTCTACAAACGCAATTACATCGAGGGCCTGTTCCTCTCCAGCGGCATCATCCGCAACGCCGACTACACCATGGAACGCATGGTGGAGGTGGCGCGCCAGTTGCGCGAGGAACACCACTTCGCCGGCTACATCCACCTCAAGACCATTCCCGAGGCGTCGCCGGAACTGCTGGCCGCTGCCGGGCGCTACGCCGACCGCCTGTCGATCAACATCGAGCTGCCCACCGAAGCCGGGCTGGCCAGCTTCGCGCCGGAGAAATCCCTGCCCTCCATCCGCGGCGCGATGGGCGAGCTGCGCTGGCGCATCGAAGAGGCCAAGGACGCGCGCAAAGGCGATGCTGCAGCATCGGCAACACCGGCGCCGCGGGTATCGCGCCCCCGACCGCCGAAGTTCGCGCCGGCCGGCCAGAGCACGCAGATGATCGTGGGTGCCGACGGCGCCAGCGACCAGCAGATCCTCACCGCGGCCGACAACCTGTACGGCAATTACCGCATGCGCCGGGTCTATTACTCCGCCTTCAGCCCGATCCCCGACGCCAGCCGCATTCTGCCGTTGCAGCCGCCGCCGCTCGCGCGCGAACACCGCCTGTACCAGGCCGACTGGCTGCTGCGCTTCTACGGCTACGGCGTGGAAGAAATCACCGATACCACCCAGGGCGGCATGCTCGACCTGGACATCGACCCCAAGATGGCCTGGGCGATCCGGCACCCGGAGCGCTTCCCTGTCGACCTCAACCGCGCGCCGAAGGAACTCCTGCTGCGCGTGCCCGGGCTGGGCGTGCGCAACGTCAAGCGCGTGCTGATGGCACGCCGCCAGGTGCGCCTGCGGGTGGTCGATGTGGCCCGCCTGCGTGCGCCGATGGCCAAGCTGCTGCCCTTCGTGCAACTGGCCGACCATCACCCCCGCAAGCAGCTGGATGACCCGGCCACGCTGCGCGCGCGGCTGGCCCCCCCGCCCGCGCAGGGCTCCCTGTTCGACGCCGTTGCCGCGCACTGA